From Oncorhynchus nerka isolate Pitt River linkage group LG1, Oner_Uvic_2.0, whole genome shotgun sequence, the proteins below share one genomic window:
- the LOC115119724 gene encoding chemerin-like receptor 2 gives MVGSVAAMEKSMEDYDNYTYDYLEYGDFDEENAPDGYSQKEAMHIISVVMYSISFVLGVTGNGTVIWVLAFKSKRTVNSVWLLNMAMADFVFVLFLPFSVDYVLRDFHWGFGLVMCKLNSFVSVMNMYASVLFLTMLSLDRYVSLIHLSWSQRCRSVWRAWIVCGSVWGVSALLSLPTLIFRDTVSYRDRVMCFNNFNVQDRHTAAVRHITLVVIRTAVCFLLPFSAVCVTGILLAIKVHQSDLSVSLSSFSKTVSAVILAFFLCWAPFHIFSLMELSFNSSLNLHAVLKTGFPLATSLAYFNSCVNPFIYVLVGKKVRQLLKRSCLDITKSSLRELNQSISATELVPVADIRAPYISAPQDPTESSTV, from the coding sequence ATGGTAGGTAGTGTTGCAGCAATGGAAAAATCCATGGAGGACTACGACAATTACACCTACGATTATCTGGAGTACGGAGACTTCGATGAAGAAAATGCCCCAGACGGATACTCCCAGAAGGAGGCTATGCACATCATATCAGTCGTCATGTATAGTATTTCATTTGTGCTCGGCGTCACTGGAAATGGAACAGTCATATGGGTGTTGGCATTTAAAAGCAAACGGACAGTGAACAGTGTCTGGTTGCTGAACATGGCTATGGCAGATTTTGTGTTTGTGCTCTTTTTACCCTTCTCTGTCGACTACGTCCTCCGAGACTTCCACTGGGGCTTTGGCCTGGTCATGTGTAAGCTCAACTCCTTTGTGTCTGTGATGAACATGTATGCCAGTGTGCTCTTTCTCACAATGCTCAGTCTAGACAGGTATGTCTCGTTGATTCACCTTAGCTGGTCTCAGAGGTGTCGCAGTGTATGGCGAGCCTGGATCGTATGTGGCTCTGTGTGGGGGGTGTCTGCTCTACTGAGCCTCCCTACCCTGATATTCCGTGACACTGTGAGTTACCGTGACCGGGTGATGTGCTTCAACAACTTTAATGTCCAGGATAGACATACAGCTGCTGTGAGACACATTACGTTGGTGGTCATCCGTACAGCAGTGTGCTTCTTACTGCCCTTCAGTGCTGTCTGTGTGACTGGAATTCTCCTGGCAATCAAAGTCCACCAGTCTGACCTTTCTGTGAGCCTGTCTAGCTTTTCTAAGACAGTTTCAGCTGTCATTCTGGCCTTCTTTTTGTGCTGGGCACCATTCCATATCTTTAGTTTAATGGAGCTTTCCTTCAACTCATCACTGAACCTACATGCTGTTCTGAAGACAGGCTTTCCTCTTGCTACGAGCTTAGCCTATTTCAACAGCTGCGTCAACCCCTTCATCTACGTGCTGGTGGGTAAGAAGGTTCGCCAGCTCCTGAAACGCTCGTGTCTGGACATCACAAAGAGTTCTTTGCGGGAGCTCAACCAGTCCATTTCTGCAACTGAATTAGTGCCTGTAGCTGACATAAGAGCTCCATACATCAGTGCACCACAGGATCCCACAGAATCATCAACTGTTTGA